One Kineococcus endophyticus genomic region harbors:
- a CDS encoding thioredoxin-like domain-containing protein translates to MLSSRGPRVRAPRLVGRRWLNSPALAPEDLRGRVVLLDFWTSSCVNCLHVLDELRPLQEAFADVLVTVGVHSPKFPHEADPVALDAAVDRLGVNHPVLDDADLVTWRAYAARAWPTLVVLDPEGYVVATLSGEGHATELGTIVADLVEEHGRKGTLRRNGSLEVTRQPEPSVLRFPARALRLPGGSVLVADAGHHRLVEFDGDLTTELRRIGTGERGLRDGTTPRFAGPQGLTLLPADVAERVGYDVVVADTGNHALRGVRLADGSVRTVAGTGRPARRRDGGGPALAQDLSSPWGVAWFDGQLVVAMAGVHQLWAFDPEPGVVRVLAGTTAEGILDGPAEAAWCAQPSALAVGSGGDRLWFVDAETSALRSLRRNESGDEPDRTVPVVTDHRFANVDPVARPGYVVRTHVGTGLFEFGFRDGPAGRAQFQHPLGVAVDTDGTVLVADTFNGAVRRYDPVAEEVTTVLRDLAEPVDVLPDGPVLTTVESAGHRLVRDVAPGRDRRAATPPVELRPGEVLLEVAFTPPPGTRVDERGDGGTHLVVTATPLTLLLAGPAAGQALSRRLVLADGATEGVLHVAARAATCDDDGRPGAACRLHRAEWDVPVRIAADGSDRVPLTLPAD, encoded by the coding sequence GTGCTGTCGTCGCGGGGTCCCCGGGTCCGGGCGCCCCGGCTCGTCGGCCGCCGGTGGCTGAACAGCCCTGCCCTCGCGCCCGAGGACCTGCGGGGGCGGGTGGTCCTGCTCGACTTCTGGACGAGCTCCTGCGTGAACTGCCTGCACGTCCTCGACGAGCTGCGGCCGCTGCAGGAGGCGTTCGCGGACGTGCTGGTCACCGTCGGCGTGCACTCGCCGAAGTTCCCCCACGAGGCCGACCCCGTCGCGCTCGACGCGGCGGTGGACCGCCTCGGGGTGAACCACCCCGTGCTCGACGACGCCGACCTCGTCACCTGGCGGGCCTACGCGGCGCGCGCGTGGCCGACGCTCGTGGTCCTCGACCCCGAGGGGTACGTCGTCGCGACCCTGTCCGGGGAGGGGCACGCGACCGAGCTGGGGACCATCGTGGCGGACCTCGTCGAGGAGCACGGCCGGAAGGGCACGCTGCGCCGCAACGGTTCCCTGGAGGTCACCCGGCAGCCCGAGCCGTCGGTGCTGCGGTTCCCGGCCCGCGCCCTCCGGTTGCCGGGCGGGTCGGTCCTCGTCGCCGACGCCGGGCACCACCGGCTCGTGGAGTTCGACGGGGACCTCACCACCGAGCTCCGGCGGATCGGCACGGGGGAGCGCGGCCTGCGCGACGGGACGACCCCCCGGTTCGCCGGTCCGCAGGGTCTGACCCTGCTGCCGGCCGACGTGGCCGAGCGCGTCGGGTACGACGTCGTCGTCGCCGACACCGGCAACCACGCGCTGCGCGGGGTCCGGCTGGCCGACGGGTCCGTCCGCACCGTCGCCGGGACCGGTCGTCCCGCGCGGCGCCGGGACGGCGGCGGACCCGCACTCGCGCAGGACCTGTCCAGTCCCTGGGGTGTCGCGTGGTTCGACGGCCAGCTCGTCGTCGCGATGGCCGGCGTGCACCAGCTCTGGGCGTTCGACCCCGAACCGGGAGTGGTCCGCGTCCTCGCCGGGACGACGGCCGAGGGGATCCTCGACGGCCCGGCGGAGGCGGCGTGGTGCGCGCAACCCTCGGCGCTCGCCGTCGGGTCCGGAGGGGACAGGCTCTGGTTCGTCGACGCGGAGACGTCCGCGCTGCGGAGCTTGCGCCGCAACGAGTCCGGGGACGAACCCGACCGGACCGTTCCCGTCGTCACCGACCACCGCTTCGCCAACGTCGACCCCGTGGCCCGTCCCGGGTACGTCGTCCGGACGCACGTGGGCACGGGGTTGTTCGAGTTCGGGTTCCGCGACGGGCCGGCCGGACGGGCGCAGTTCCAGCACCCCCTCGGCGTCGCGGTCGACACCGACGGGACGGTGCTGGTGGCCGACACCTTCAACGGCGCGGTCCGTCGCTACGACCCGGTGGCGGAGGAGGTGACGACGGTCCTGCGCGACCTCGCCGAACCCGTCGACGTGCTGCCTGACGGCCCGGTGCTCACCACGGTCGAGAGCGCCGGGCACCGGCTCGTGCGCGATGTCGCCCCCGGCCGGGACCGGCGCGCCGCGACGCCGCCCGTCGAGCTGCGCCCGGGGGAGGTCCTCCTCGAGGTGGCCTTCACCCCGCCGCCGGGGACGCGCGTGGACGAGCGGGGGGACGGCGGGACCCACCTCGTCGTCACCGCGACGCCCCTGACCCTCCTGCTCGCGGGACCGGCTGCGGGACAGGCGCTCTCGCGCCGCTTGGTCCTGGCCGACGGGGCGACCGAGGGGGTGCTCCACGTCGCGGCGCGGGCGGCGACGTGCGACGACGACGGCAGGCCCGGCGCGGCCTGCCGCCTGCACCGCGCGGAGTGGGACGTGCCCGTCCGGATTGCCGCGGACGGCTCCGACCGCGTGCCGCTCACCCTGCCGGCGGACTGA
- a CDS encoding nuclear transport factor 2 family protein has product MRSRLLVLAAAGLATAVLAGCSGSSAADPAPSPSSTSPSTSTASPAGDDRLDRTAEQANLAVVDQLFRTAPPGLTAGNRAVVARTAADGPYVAVHWHDAQDPSQAWSGTARVDLFRLDAGKVVQHWALSQDVPAAGASGHTMFDDAWTGTPATLTEEQEERQRQFAVGAYDTLFRDQDVTVLDRSFDPDYRQHNPLVPDGTAPLKQFFAGSSFPPQESALSLSDGDVVWTFSRPVGGAAQDFTAADLFRVVDGKIVEHWDVVPVAAVGPTAA; this is encoded by the coding sequence GTGAGATCCCGACTCCTCGTCCTGGCCGCCGCCGGCCTCGCCACCGCCGTCCTCGCCGGGTGCAGCGGATCCTCCGCCGCCGACCCCGCGCCGTCCCCGAGCTCGACCTCTCCCTCGACCTCCACCGCGTCCCCGGCAGGCGACGACCGCCTCGACCGGACGGCGGAACAGGCCAACCTCGCCGTGGTCGACCAGCTCTTCCGGACGGCCCCGCCCGGGCTGACGGCCGGGAACCGGGCCGTCGTGGCCCGCACCGCCGCCGACGGTCCGTACGTCGCGGTGCACTGGCACGACGCGCAGGACCCGTCCCAGGCGTGGTCCGGCACGGCGCGCGTGGACCTGTTCCGCCTCGACGCGGGCAAGGTCGTCCAGCACTGGGCCCTGTCCCAGGACGTCCCCGCCGCGGGCGCGAGCGGCCACACGATGTTCGACGACGCGTGGACCGGGACCCCCGCGACGCTGACCGAGGAGCAGGAGGAGCGCCAGCGTCAGTTCGCGGTCGGCGCCTACGACACGTTGTTCCGCGACCAGGACGTGACCGTCCTCGACCGGTCCTTCGATCCCGACTACCGGCAGCACAACCCGCTGGTCCCCGACGGGACCGCCCCGCTGAAGCAGTTCTTCGCCGGCTCGTCGTTCCCACCCCAGGAGTCCGCGCTGTCGCTGTCCGACGGGGACGTCGTCTGGACGTTCTCCCGTCCCGTCGGCGGTGCGGCGCAGGACTTCACGGCCGCCGACCTGTTCCGCGTGGTCGACGGGAAGATCGTCGAGCACTGGGACGTCGTCCCGGTCGCCGCGGTGGGGCCGACCGCAGCCTGA
- a CDS encoding phosphotransferase — protein sequence MDPDLHPDDEVALTGGGRTAVTRRGDVVLRPATPWSQAVIALLHHLAERGFAGAPRPVGTGFAADGREAVEFVPGEVLAPAPWADEAVGGVGVALRGLHRAVADFEPPAGARWQPWFVRELGRGPRVVGHGDTGPWNWVSRAGFPVALVDWEAAGPVDPLVELAQAGWLNCQLVGDVVAERQGLGSPLQRARQLRQLLDGYGLPLARREELVELLVEVAVADAAAQADEAHVRPESTDPEPLWALAWRTDSARWILRHRALLLREVLRPW from the coding sequence GTGGACCCCGACCTCCACCCCGACGACGAGGTGGCGCTGACCGGTGGTGGCCGGACTGCCGTGACGCGGCGCGGTGACGTCGTCCTGCGCCCGGCCACGCCGTGGTCGCAGGCCGTGATCGCCCTGCTGCACCACCTCGCCGAGCGCGGGTTCGCCGGGGCGCCGCGGCCGGTGGGGACGGGGTTCGCGGCCGACGGCCGGGAGGCCGTGGAGTTCGTCCCGGGAGAGGTCCTCGCCCCCGCGCCGTGGGCGGACGAGGCCGTCGGCGGTGTCGGTGTCGCCCTGCGGGGGCTGCACCGGGCGGTCGCGGACTTCGAGCCCCCGGCGGGCGCGCGGTGGCAGCCCTGGTTCGTCCGCGAGCTCGGCCGCGGCCCGCGCGTCGTCGGGCACGGCGACACGGGCCCGTGGAACTGGGTGTCCCGCGCCGGGTTCCCGGTGGCCCTCGTCGACTGGGAGGCGGCCGGTCCCGTCGACCCGCTCGTCGAGCTCGCCCAGGCGGGCTGGCTCAACTGCCAGCTGGTCGGCGACGTCGTGGCCGAACGGCAAGGGCTGGGGAGTCCCCTCCAGCGGGCGCGGCAGCTGCGGCAGTTGCTCGACGGGTACGGGCTGCCGCTCGCCCGCCGGGAGGAGCTGGTCGAGCTGCTCGTCGAGGTGGCCGTGGCCGACGCGGCCGCCCAGGCCGACGAGGCGCACGTCCGGCCCGAGAGCACCGACCCCGAGCCGCTGTGGGCGCTGGCGTGGCGCACGGACAGCGCGCGGTGGATCCTGCGCCACCGCGCGCTGCTGCTGCGGGAGGTGCTGCGGCCCTGGTGA
- a CDS encoding sugar-binding transcriptional regulator, with translation MGRVGPEELTEVVAIARRHYVDGVSRVDIATERGLSRFKVGRVLQAARAAGIVRIDVRAPAGIDYAVSDELRARYGLRRALAVQTPDEDRVREPLGQVAADLLREVVTADDVLGIDCGRTLRAMTGHLEGIAACDVVQITGLGGQLGATATDITRVVSEASGGRVFSIFAPLVVGDARTAATLRAHRALRPTLAAHARVTRAVVAVGAWSPEHSQIPALLGEVETARLAAAGVVAETGALLVDADGRRVPGLDDRRLGISEEQLRAVPDVIGVGGGRGKTDAVHALLRSGLLSSVVTDVHLARRLLRREG, from the coding sequence ATGGGGCGCGTGGGTCCGGAGGAGCTGACCGAGGTGGTCGCCATCGCGCGCCGGCACTACGTCGACGGGGTCTCCCGCGTGGACATCGCCACCGAGCGGGGGCTCTCCCGGTTCAAGGTCGGGCGGGTCCTGCAGGCCGCGCGGGCCGCCGGCATCGTGCGCATCGACGTCCGGGCGCCCGCGGGCATCGACTACGCCGTCTCCGACGAGCTGCGGGCCCGCTACGGACTGCGGCGGGCGCTCGCGGTGCAGACGCCCGACGAGGACCGGGTCCGCGAACCCCTCGGCCAGGTCGCCGCCGACCTGCTGCGCGAGGTCGTCACCGCCGACGACGTGCTCGGCATCGACTGCGGCCGCACGCTGCGGGCCATGACGGGCCACCTCGAGGGCATCGCCGCGTGCGACGTCGTGCAGATCACCGGCCTCGGCGGTCAGCTGGGCGCCACCGCGACCGACATCACGCGCGTGGTCAGCGAGGCCAGTGGCGGACGGGTCTTCTCGATCTTCGCCCCGCTCGTCGTCGGCGACGCCCGGACGGCAGCGACGCTGCGCGCGCACCGCGCCCTGCGCCCCACCCTGGCGGCCCACGCCCGGGTGACGCGCGCCGTCGTCGCGGTCGGCGCCTGGTCCCCCGAGCACTCCCAGATCCCGGCGCTGCTGGGGGAGGTGGAGACCGCACGGCTGGCCGCGGCGGGGGTCGTTGCCGAGACCGGCGCGCTGCTGGTCGACGCCGACGGCCGACGCGTCCCCGGGCTCGACGACCGCCGCCTCGGCATCTCGGAGGAGCAGCTGCGCGCGGTCCCGGACGTCATCGGCGTCGGAGGCGGACGGGGCAAGACGGACGCCGTCCACGCGCTGCTGCGGTCGGGTCTGCTGTCCTCCGTCGTCACCGACGTGCACCTCGCGCGCCGGCTCCTGCGCCGGGAGGGGTGA
- a CDS encoding GolD/DthD family dehydrogenase has translation MTPEHSRSGAGDRVALVTGGASGIGAAVVAAYAAEGTRVAVLDRDERALTGAGGDLHVAADVTDPVAVEEAVATVVREAGRLDALVGCAGTATIAPALDIDLAGWARTLEVNLTGTFVVARAVARHLAAHGGGRIVTIASQAARVGLEGHVAYAASKAGLLGMTRTLALEWGPLGITVNTVSPTVVLTPLARPNWENAAGEALRAQIPVGRFAEPEEVAAAVLYLTGPGAAMVSGHDLVVDGGYTVR, from the coding sequence GTGACCCCGGAGCACTCCCGCAGCGGCGCGGGCGACCGCGTGGCCCTCGTGACGGGCGGCGCCAGCGGCATCGGCGCGGCCGTCGTCGCCGCCTACGCGGCCGAAGGCACCCGGGTCGCCGTCCTGGACCGCGACGAGCGGGCCCTGACGGGCGCCGGTGGCGACCTGCACGTCGCCGCGGACGTCACCGACCCCGTGGCCGTCGAGGAGGCCGTGGCGACTGTCGTGCGGGAGGCCGGCCGGCTCGACGCCCTCGTCGGCTGCGCCGGGACGGCGACGATCGCGCCCGCCCTCGACATCGACCTCGCCGGATGGGCCCGCACGCTCGAGGTGAACCTGACCGGGACCTTCGTCGTCGCGCGCGCCGTCGCGCGGCACCTGGCGGCGCACGGCGGCGGGCGCATCGTGACGATCGCCTCCCAGGCCGCGAGGGTCGGGCTGGAGGGGCACGTCGCCTACGCCGCCTCCAAGGCCGGACTGCTGGGCATGACCCGCACCCTCGCCCTGGAGTGGGGACCGCTGGGCATCACCGTGAACACCGTCTCCCCCACCGTCGTCCTCACGCCGCTGGCGCGGCCGAACTGGGAGAACGCGGCGGGTGAGGCGTTGCGCGCGCAGATCCCCGTGGGCCGGTTCGCCGAACCCGAGGAGGTCGCGGCCGCCGTGCTGTACCTGACGGGGCCGGGTGCGGCCATGGTCAGCGGGCACGACCTCGTCGTCGACGGCGGGTACACCGTCCGGTGA
- a CDS encoding NAD(P)-dependent alcohol dehydrogenase: MTGTTVPTTMRASVLLKQGVVEMQERPVPTPGDGEVLVRVGSVGVCGSDVHYYKHGRIGDMVVTAPIVLGHEVSGTVVSVGRGVAESRVGDRVAIDPQVPCRQCRQCKTGRSNLCPFMEFYATPPFDGTFCDYVTAPSDQAYTVPDSLSDESAALLEPLSVGLWAAHKADVGPGDQVLIAGAGPIGAMCAQAVRARGATDVVVTDFVDSRRERITSFGATRALHPVADAEEIAALRADAFIDCSGATPAVLSGIGSTRGGGTVVLVGLGAEEMPLPVQLIATREISVTGVFRYIDTWPRGIALTTSGAVHLDDMVTARYPLEQVEDALNADSDPLSMKAVVVVNAPEGN; the protein is encoded by the coding sequence ATGACCGGGACCACCGTCCCCACCACGATGCGCGCGAGCGTCCTGCTGAAGCAGGGCGTGGTCGAGATGCAGGAGCGTCCGGTGCCGACGCCCGGCGACGGCGAGGTCCTCGTCCGCGTCGGCTCCGTCGGCGTCTGCGGTTCCGACGTCCACTACTACAAGCACGGCCGCATCGGCGACATGGTCGTGACCGCCCCGATCGTGCTGGGGCACGAGGTGTCCGGCACCGTCGTGTCCGTCGGCCGCGGGGTCGCCGAGTCCCGTGTCGGGGACCGCGTCGCGATCGACCCGCAGGTCCCCTGCCGCCAGTGCCGGCAGTGCAAGACGGGCCGCTCGAACCTCTGCCCGTTCATGGAGTTCTACGCGACGCCGCCCTTCGACGGGACGTTCTGCGACTACGTCACCGCCCCCTCCGACCAGGCGTACACCGTGCCGGACAGCCTGTCCGACGAGTCCGCCGCCCTGCTCGAACCGCTGAGCGTGGGGTTGTGGGCCGCGCACAAGGCCGACGTCGGCCCGGGCGACCAGGTGCTCATCGCCGGCGCCGGCCCGATCGGCGCGATGTGCGCCCAGGCCGTGCGCGCCCGCGGGGCGACCGACGTCGTCGTCACCGACTTCGTCGACTCCCGCCGCGAGCGGATCACGTCGTTCGGTGCGACCCGCGCACTGCACCCGGTCGCCGACGCCGAGGAGATCGCCGCCCTGCGCGCCGACGCGTTCATCGACTGCTCCGGCGCGACGCCGGCCGTGCTCTCGGGGATCGGCAGCACCCGTGGCGGCGGCACCGTCGTCCTCGTCGGGCTCGGCGCGGAGGAGATGCCCCTGCCCGTGCAGCTCATCGCCACGCGGGAGATCTCCGTCACCGGGGTGTTCCGCTACATCGACACCTGGCCGCGCGGCATCGCGCTGACCACCTCCGGCGCGGTGCACCTGGACGACATGGTCACCGCGCGGTACCCGCTGGAGCAGGTCGAGGACGCGCTCAACGCCGACTCCGACCCGCTGAGCATGAAGGCCGTCGTCGTCGTCAACGCACCCGAGGGGAACTGA
- a CDS encoding SDR family NAD(P)-dependent oxidoreductase: MTVLDTFSLQGKVALVSGGYRGLGRAFAQAVAEAGADVVVAARNEEASVAAAAEIAASTGRRALGLRLDVTSRAEVEAAIARTTEEFGTLDVLVNNAGTCVHRPALDVTDEEYDDVITTNLKGVWLPSTVAARWMAEHGGGSIVNIGSISASIVNRPQLQPVYNASKAAVHQLTKSLAAEWAPLGIRVNAVAPGYVKTEMAPVDRPEFRRMWIEDAPMQRYASPEEIAATVVYLASDASSFSTGSVVVTDGGYTLF; this comes from the coding sequence ATGACCGTCCTGGACACGTTCTCGCTGCAGGGCAAGGTGGCCCTCGTCTCCGGCGGCTACCGCGGGCTGGGCCGCGCCTTCGCCCAGGCCGTCGCCGAGGCCGGCGCCGACGTCGTCGTGGCCGCCCGGAACGAGGAGGCGTCGGTGGCCGCGGCCGCCGAGATCGCGGCGAGCACCGGCCGCCGCGCGCTCGGGCTCCGCCTGGACGTCACCTCCCGCGCCGAGGTCGAGGCCGCGATCGCGCGCACGACCGAGGAGTTCGGGACGCTCGACGTCCTGGTGAACAACGCCGGCACCTGCGTCCACCGCCCCGCGCTGGACGTGACCGACGAGGAGTACGACGACGTCATCACGACGAACCTCAAGGGCGTGTGGCTGCCGAGCACCGTCGCCGCGCGCTGGATGGCCGAGCACGGCGGCGGGAGCATCGTGAACATCGGCTCCATCAGCGCCTCCATCGTCAACCGCCCGCAGCTGCAGCCGGTCTACAACGCCTCCAAGGCCGCGGTGCACCAGCTGACGAAGTCGCTCGCCGCGGAGTGGGCGCCGCTGGGCATCCGCGTCAACGCCGTCGCGCCCGGCTACGTCAAGACGGAGATGGCGCCCGTCGACCGGCCCGAGTTCCGCCGGATGTGGATCGAGGACGCGCCGATGCAGCGGTACGCGAGCCCGGAGGAGATCGCCGCGACGGTCGTCTACCTCGCCTCGGACGCCTCGAGCTTCTCGACGGGGTCGGTCGTCGTGACCGACGGGGGCTACACGCTCTTCTGA
- a CDS encoding dicarboxylate/amino acid:cation symporter yields MLTRLRRTPFGVQVLIGLVLGIALGALARSMGGTDEDPNWLTTTLTTIGSTFVTMLRVLVPPLVVLAVLTSIANLRQVTNAARLAWQTLLWFAITALIAVGIGIAIGVLTDPGERSSVAASAAKDPSSTGSWLDFLQGIVPGNTFGLEASAAKDGSISLNFNVLQLLVIAVVLGVAVLKVGEKAEPVLAFARSALAVVQTVLWWVIRLAPIGTVGLLGKAVATYGWDALSPLGVFVVDVYAGLALVVLVVYPLLLKAHGLSVRSFAAGVWPATQLGFVSRSSIGTLPVTQRVTEDLGVPQSYASFAVPLGATTKMDGCAAIYPALAAIFVAGFFGVDLSITDYLLIAFVSVVGSAATAGLTGATVMLTLTLSTLGLPLAGVGLLLAIDPILDMGRTAVNVTGQALVPTIVAKREGLLDLARFRDRRGVRETVSA; encoded by the coding sequence ATGCTCACCCGCCTGCGCCGCACGCCGTTCGGCGTGCAGGTCCTCATCGGTCTCGTCCTCGGCATCGCCCTGGGCGCGCTCGCCCGCTCGATGGGCGGCACCGACGAGGACCCCAACTGGCTCACCACGACCCTGACCACCATCGGGTCCACCTTCGTGACGATGCTGCGGGTCCTGGTCCCGCCGCTCGTGGTCCTCGCCGTCCTCACTTCGATCGCCAACCTGCGGCAGGTGACCAACGCCGCCCGCCTGGCCTGGCAGACGCTGCTGTGGTTCGCGATCACCGCGCTCATCGCCGTCGGCATCGGCATCGCGATCGGCGTCCTCACCGACCCCGGCGAGCGGTCGTCCGTCGCGGCCAGCGCCGCGAAGGACCCGTCCTCGACGGGCTCCTGGCTGGACTTCCTGCAGGGCATCGTCCCGGGGAACACGTTCGGGCTGGAGGCGTCCGCTGCGAAGGACGGCAGCATCTCGCTGAACTTCAACGTGCTGCAGCTGCTCGTCATCGCCGTCGTCCTCGGCGTGGCGGTCCTCAAGGTCGGCGAGAAGGCCGAGCCGGTCCTGGCCTTCGCCCGCTCCGCGCTGGCCGTCGTCCAGACCGTCCTGTGGTGGGTCATCCGGCTCGCCCCCATCGGCACCGTCGGCCTGCTCGGCAAGGCCGTCGCGACGTACGGCTGGGACGCCCTGAGCCCACTGGGCGTGTTCGTCGTCGACGTCTACGCCGGGCTCGCGCTCGTCGTGCTCGTCGTCTACCCGCTGCTGCTGAAGGCCCACGGCCTGAGCGTGCGCAGCTTCGCGGCCGGGGTGTGGCCGGCGACCCAGCTGGGGTTCGTGTCGCGCTCGTCCATCGGCACGCTGCCGGTGACGCAGCGCGTGACCGAGGACCTGGGCGTCCCGCAGTCCTACGCCTCCTTCGCCGTGCCGCTGGGCGCCACCACGAAGATGGACGGCTGCGCCGCGATCTACCCGGCCCTGGCCGCGATCTTCGTGGCCGGCTTCTTCGGGGTCGACCTGTCGATCACCGACTACCTGCTCATCGCGTTCGTGTCCGTCGTCGGCTCGGCCGCCACGGCCGGCCTCACCGGCGCCACCGTCATGCTCACGCTGACGCTGTCGACGCTGGGGCTGCCGCTGGCCGGCGTCGGGCTGCTGCTGGCCATCGACCCGATCCTCGACATGGGCCGCACGGCCGTGAACGTCACCGGGCAGGCGCTCGTCCCGACCATCGTCGCCAAGCGCGAGGGCCTGCTCGACCTGGCCCGCTTCCGCGACCGGCGCGGGGTGCGGGAGACCGTCTCCGCCTGA
- a CDS encoding alpha/beta hydrolase family esterase — protein sequence MRGRGRDGAVLVPALALVLLLGGAGVREAAPAPPTPVVAAPDVAAPDLPRPDARLVERSLATAGGTRGYLWQPAPVPGRAPLVVALHGLDGEAGAFARGTGLAAAASEAGVALVVPRAAGRAWNDGRLGPDGPDDAAFVRAVVAQLVAEGAVHPGRVVVSGFSNGAGMAMVLAARHPLDWAGAVAVSGELLAGPGATRPLPAAVRGGAGPPVWVSHGDADPVQPWAGRAARSAWLPALASVDETVAAFRRANATGPAPERWTLPGGASLTGPVQVTTWPGPAPVTVYRLPGAGHGWPTRAETGWSATDLVVSVAATS from the coding sequence GTGAGGGGTCGGGGGAGGGACGGTGCCGTCCTCGTCCCGGCCCTCGCGCTCGTCCTGCTGCTCGGTGGCGCCGGGGTCCGGGAGGCGGCCCCGGCGCCCCCCACGCCCGTGGTGGCGGCCCCCGACGTCGCGGCACCCGACCTCCCGAGGCCCGACGCCCGGCTCGTCGAACGCTCGCTGGCGACGGCGGGCGGGACCCGCGGCTACCTCTGGCAACCGGCACCGGTCCCGGGACGCGCGCCGCTCGTGGTGGCCCTGCACGGCCTCGACGGCGAGGCGGGAGCCTTCGCGCGCGGGACCGGGCTGGCGGCCGCGGCCTCGGAGGCGGGGGTCGCCCTCGTCGTGCCGCGGGCCGCGGGCCGGGCCTGGAACGACGGACGTCTCGGGCCGGACGGACCGGACGACGCCGCCTTCGTCCGCGCCGTCGTGGCGCAGCTCGTCGCCGAGGGCGCCGTGCACCCCGGCCGCGTCGTCGTGAGCGGGTTCTCCAACGGCGCCGGCATGGCGATGGTCCTGGCGGCCCGGCACCCGCTGGACTGGGCGGGCGCCGTCGCGGTCTCCGGTGAGCTGCTCGCCGGCCCCGGGGCGACCCGCCCCCTGCCCGCCGCCGTGCGCGGCGGGGCCGGCCCCCCGGTCTGGGTGAGCCACGGGGACGCGGACCCGGTGCAGCCGTGGGCGGGCCGGGCCGCCCGCTCGGCGTGGCTGCCGGCGCTGGCGTCGGTGGACGAGACGGTGGCGGCCTTCCGCCGGGCGAACGCGACGGGCCCCGCCCCGGAGCGGTGGACGCTCCCGGGCGGGGCCTCGCTGACGGGTCCGGTGCAGGTCACGACGTGGCCGGGCCCGGCCCCGGTGACGGTGTACCGCCTGCCGGGGGCCGGGCACGGGTGGCCGACGCGCGCCGAGACCGGGTGGTCGGCCACGGACCTCGTCGTGTCGGTGGCCGCGACGTCCTGA
- the truB gene encoding tRNA pseudouridine(55) synthase TruB produces MSGVGDGILVVDKPAGWTSHDVVGRCRRLLSTRRVGHAGTLDPAATGVLVLGANRGTKFLTHLVAHDKAYAATVRLGVATVTDDAEGEPLGEPVDATAVADDALAAAVGALTGPIQQVPSSVSAIKVDGQRSYARVRGGQDVELPPRPVTVSRFDVLDRRVDGPFLDLDVVVEVSSGTYVRALARDLGRALGVGGHLTALRRTRSGPFTLDEARTLEQVETEPRVEPLAAVARRLFPVLDVDERQAGNLAHGGFLPATGLEGPVGAFAPDGTLVALVGDTPRGAKPLLVLVTGG; encoded by the coding sequence GTGAGCGGGGTGGGGGACGGCATCCTCGTCGTCGACAAGCCGGCGGGCTGGACGAGCCACGACGTCGTGGGCCGCTGCCGGCGCCTGCTCTCGACGCGACGCGTCGGGCACGCGGGCACGCTGGACCCGGCGGCGACGGGGGTGCTCGTCCTCGGCGCCAACCGCGGCACGAAGTTCCTCACCCACCTCGTCGCGCACGACAAGGCCTACGCCGCCACCGTGCGGCTGGGGGTCGCCACGGTCACGGACGACGCCGAGGGGGAGCCGCTGGGCGAGCCGGTGGACGCGACGGCGGTGGCGGACGACGCGCTGGCCGCGGCCGTCGGGGCGCTGACGGGGCCGATCCAGCAGGTCCCCAGCTCGGTGTCCGCCATCAAGGTCGACGGGCAGCGCAGCTACGCCCGCGTGCGCGGCGGGCAGGACGTCGAGCTGCCCCCGCGGCCGGTGACGGTGTCCCGCTTCGACGTCCTCGACCGGCGCGTCGACGGCCCGTTCCTGGACCTCGACGTCGTCGTGGAGGTCTCCAGCGGCACCTACGTCCGGGCCCTGGCCCGCGACCTCGGGCGGGCCCTCGGGGTCGGCGGGCACCTGACGGCGTTGCGCCGCACCCGGTCCGGTCCCTTCACGCTCGACGAGGCGCGCACGTTGGAGCAGGTGGAGACCGAGCCGCGGGTCGAGCCGCTCGCCGCGGTGGCGCGGCGGCTGTTCCCCGTGCTGGACGTCGACGAGCGCCAGGCGGGGAACCTGGCGCACGGCGGGTTCCTCCCCGCGACGGGGCTGGAGGGACCCGTCGGGGCGTTCGCGCCCGACGGGACGCTCGTGGCCCTCGTCGGCGACACCCCGCGTGGAGCCAAACCCCTGCTCGTCCTCGTGACGGGCGGTTAG
- a CDS encoding DUF3592 domain-containing protein has product MDPQFPGVDLGGGGGVPPFFVVVFVVMALFGVAVVLGGVRTSVRARRRSQDAVRLGSEGVTTTGTVVDNRITSHHEHRMTFSPVVRFEAAGREVTVVGEQVWNKSFVTGRPAQVVYDPADPDRAHVRAEGGSLLGTFPTGVVVAVVGVGFLVVVAVMFGVARSAFEQFP; this is encoded by the coding sequence ATGGATCCGCAGTTCCCCGGCGTCGACCTCGGTGGCGGCGGCGGCGTGCCCCCGTTCTTCGTCGTCGTCTTCGTGGTGATGGCTCTGTTCGGCGTCGCGGTCGTGCTCGGCGGTGTCCGCACCTCGGTGCGGGCCCGCCGGCGCTCCCAGGACGCCGTCCGCCTGGGCAGCGAGGGGGTCACCACGACGGGCACCGTCGTCGACAACCGCATCACCAGCCACCACGAGCACCGCATGACGTTCTCGCCCGTCGTGCGCTTCGAGGCCGCCGGTCGGGAGGTCACGGTCGTGGGCGAGCAGGTGTGGAACAAGTCCTTCGTCACCGGCCGCCCCGCCCAGGTCGTCTACGACCCCGCCGACCCCGACCGCGCCCACGTGCGCGCCGAGGGCGGGTCTCTCCTGGGCACCTTCCCCACGGGCGTCGTCGTCGCGGTCGTCGGCGTGGGCTTCCTCGTCGTGGTCGCCGTCATGTTCGGCGTCGCGCGCTCGGCGTTCGAGCAGTTCCCCTGA